Proteins from one Kazachstania africana CBS 2517 chromosome 1, complete genome genomic window:
- the GPG1 gene encoding Gpg1p (similar to Saccharomyces cerevisiae GPG1 (YGL121C); ancestral locus Anc_6.131), translated as MKDIISMNKSYNKMDNSQRSLIRIEVEEEIDGEREECAASLMALLQDHRNSTRPRVGNTQEDLSKLLYYSNTQQSLLEAITELHVLTDEIFSVQNSPQEVIQTSLPKMMADLMQSRERAKRLYKLVLDSKFNDPEWEVDDIFENLEGELNRTSTLLSLNPGRGNYHK; from the coding sequence ATGAAAGATATTATTTCTATGAATAAGAGTTATAACAAAATGGATAATAGCCAAAGATCGTTAATTAGGATCGAAGTGGAGGAAGAAATAGACGGTGAACGTGAAGAATGTGCTGCTTCCCTAATGGCGTTACTGCAGGATCACAGAAATAGCACTAGACCCCGAGTTGGTAATACGCAAGAAGATCTATCAAAGCTACTATATTATTCAAACACACAGCAATCGTTGCTAGAAGCCATCACGGAGCTTCATGTATTAACAGACGAAATTTTTAGTGTACAAAATTCGCCACAAGAGGTTATACAGACATCTTTACCAAAGATGATGGCTGATCTCATGCAAAGTAGGGAACGGGCTAAAcgattatataaattagTATTGGACtccaaatttaatgatCCGGAATGGGAAgttgatgatatttttgaaaacttgGAAGGCGAATTGAACAGAACCAGTACCTTATTATCCCTAAATCCAGGCAGAGGAAATTATCATAAATGA
- the NAB2 gene encoding mRNA-binding protein NAB2 (similar to Saccharomyces cerevisiae NAB2 (YGL122C); ancestral locus Anc_6.130) has protein sequence MSEQQYTESLKVIVAEKLKGVENFTEDVNYVAEYIVLLIVNGGTLESIVQELSTLFDAISTDALTNVVQTAFFALEALQQGETTESIVSKIQAMNVQQTQQETPPQTLPPVPAPAPAPVQEPVQPQPQLPSQPVSAFSGIVSAEPIPQSTDISMDMEEKIVPVADFKPRFSNRGGINKRGRGGRGASSRGGSRFANNGNRYNPLARALGMADSNNVNFTRQKKEGRCKLFPHCPLGRSCPHAHPTKPCSEYPNCPKPPGTCEYLHPNEDEELMKEIERTREEFQKRKEALLASRQKPVQTGIVLCKFGVLCSNPMCPFGHPTPANEDAKVIDLMWCKNNLKCEDPNCTKAHSSLSKIRQVEPMGRPQVTPTPVPPQRAPVEKSLEQCKFGAKCTNKRCKYRHARSHIMCREGAACTRIDCFFGHPINEDCRFGVDCKNATCLFKHPEGRVVQPPSAKAGEPQLVSNWNTAQNVATNERMFALPDASNIEPAPRQETFAFAPQSHAENDTEMN, from the coding sequence ATGTCTGAACAACAATACACAGAAAGTTTGAAGGTCATCGTTGCTGAAAAGTTGAAAGGTGTCGAAAATTTCACCGAAGATGTCAACTACGTAGCTGAATACATCGTTCTTTTAATAGTTAACGGAGGTACTCTAGAGTCTATCGTCCAAGAGTTATCCACTTTATTTGATGCTATCTCCACTGATGCTCTCACAAATGTAGTTCAGACTGCGTTTTTTGCTCTAGAAGCATTACAGCAAGGCGAAACTACTGAGAGTATTGTCAGTAAGATCCAAGCTATGAATGTCCAACAAACCCAGCAAGAAACACCACCTCAGACACTGCCTCCAGTACCAGCACCAGCACCAGCACCAGTTCAAGAGCCAGTACAACCACAGCCACAGCTGCCATCACAACCTGTATCAGCGTTTTCAGGAATAGTAAGCGCCGAACCTATTCCACAGAGTACTGATATTAGCATGGAtatggaagaaaaaatcgtTCCTGTCGCTGATTTCAAACCACGTTTTTCTAACCGTGGTGGTATCAATAAAAGAGGTAGAGGTGGACGCGGTGCTTCTTCTCGTGGTGGTAGCCGTTTTGCAAATAATGGTAATAGATACAATCCATTAGCCAGAGCTCTTGGGATGGctgattcaaataatgtTAACTTCACCCGTCAAAAGAAGGAGGGTCGTTGCAAATTATTTCCTCACTGTCCTTTAGGAAGATCTTGTCCACATGCACATCCAACGAAGCCATGCAGTGAGTATCCAAATTGTCCAAAACCACCAGGAACATGTGAATACCTACATCCAAACGAAGATGAAGAGTTAATGAAGGAGATTGAAAGAACTCGTGAAGAATTTcagaagagaaaagaagcTCTTCTAGCTTCTAGACAAAAACCAGTCCAAACAGGTATTGttctttgtaaatttgGTGTTCTATGTTCCAACCCAATGTGCCCCTTCGGACATCCAACCCCCGCTAATGAAGATGCCAAGGTTATCGATTTAATGTGGTGTAAGAATAATCTAAAATGTGAAGATCCAAACTGTACCAAAGCACACTCTTCTCTATCTAAAATCAGACAAGTCGAGCCAATGGGTCGTCCACAAGTAACGCCAACCCCAGTACCACCGCAGAGGGCTCCTGTTGAAAAATCTCTAGAACAATGTAAATTTGGTGCCAAATGTACCAACAAACGTTGTAAATACAGACATGCGCGTTCCCACATAATGTGCCGTGAGGGTGCTGCATGTACTAGAATCGACTGTTTCTTTGGTCACCCAATTAATGAAGACTGTAGATTTGGTGTCGACTGTAAGAACGCTACATGCTTATTCAAACACCCAGAAGGCAGAGTCGTTCAACCACCCAGCGCCAAAGCCGGTGAACCGCAACTTGTATCAAATTGGAATACTGCACAAAATGTTGCTACGAATGAAAGGATGTTTGCTTTACCGGATGCATCCAATATTGAACCAGCTCCAAGACAAGAAACGTTTGCATTTGCCCCACAAAGCCATGCTGAAAACGATACAGAGATGAATTAA
- the PRP43 gene encoding DEAH-box ATP-dependent RNA helicase PRP43 (similar to Saccharomyces cerevisiae PRP43 (YGL120C); ancestral locus Anc_6.132), with amino-acid sequence MGSKRRFSESHEHADPVETSIPEKAAEIAEELTKKHPISTEETLIHHDAGEFSGLVRHKTTSESAVKLEEGEANPFTGRSFTPKYFDILKIRRSLPVHAQRDEFLRIYQENQIMVFVGETGSGKTTQIPQFVLFDEMPHLQGTQVACTQPRRVAAMSVAQRVAEEMDVKLGEEVGYSIRFENKTSNKTILKYMTDGMLLREAMEDHDLKRYSCIILDEAHERTLATDILMGLLKQVVQRRPDLKLIIMSATLDAEKFQRYFNDAPLLAVPGRTYPVELYYTPEFQRDYLDSAIRTVLQIHATEDAGDILLFLTGEDEIEDSVRKLSLEGDKLVRDEGCGPLAVYPLYGSLPPHQQQRIFEPAPESHNGRPGRKVVVSTNIAETSLTIDGIVYVVDPGFSKQKVYNPRIRVESLLVSPISKASAQQRAGRAGRTRSGKCFRLYTEEAFQKELIEQSYPEILRSNLSSTVLELKKLGVDDLVHFDFMDPPAPETMMRALEELNYLACLDDDGNLTALGRLASQFPLDPMLAVMLIGSSKFNCSEEMLTIVAMLSVPNVFIRPSKDKKRSDDAKNIFSHPDGDHITLLNVYHGFKSDEAYEYGINKWCRNHFLNYRSLSAADNIRAQLERLMIRYNLEQNTTDYDSPRYFDNIRKALAAGFFMQVAKKRSGGKGYITVKDNQDVLLHPSSVLGHDSEWVIYNEFVLTSKNYIRTVTSVRPEWLVELAPAYYDLDNFQKGDVKLSLERIQEKVHRIKEINKSRDGKKEKQKKKK; translated from the coding sequence ATGGGTTCTAAGAGAAGGTTTTCAGAAAGTCACGAACATGCTGATCCAGTAGAGACTTCTATTCCAGAAAAGGCTGCCGAAATTGCTGAAGAATTAACTAAAAAGCATCCAATTTCCACTGAAGAAACGTTAATCCACCATGACGCTGGAGAATTCAGTGGGCTTGTTCGTCATAAAACCACATCAGAAAGTGCTGTTAAGCTAGAAGAGGGCGAGGCTAATCCTTTTACTGGCCGTAGTTTTACtccaaaatatttcgatattttgaagataagaCGTTCATTACCTGTCCATGCACAAAGAgatgaatttttgagaatttatcaagaaaacCAAATCATGGTCTTTGTTGGTGAAACTGGTTCCGGTAAAACTACACAAATTCCACAATTCGTTCTTTTCGATGAAATGCCACATTTACAAGGTACTCAGGTTGCTTGTACTCAACCTCGTCGTGTTGCCGCAATGAGTGTCGCCCAAAGAGTTGCAGAAGAAATGGATGTGAAACTTGGTGAAGAAGTTGGTTACTCCAtcagatttgaaaataaaacatcTAATAAGACTATACTAAAATATATGACGGATGGTATGTTATTAAGAGAAGCCATGGAAGATCACGATTTGAAGCGTTATTCATGTATCATTTTAGATGAGGCGCACGAGCGTACTTTAGCTACCGATATTTTAATGGGTCTTTTGAAACAAGTCGTCCAAAGAAGACCTGATTTGAAGTTAATTATTATGTCTGCTACATTAGATGCAGAAAAGTTTCAACGTTATTTCAATGATGCCCCATTATTGGCCGTTCCTGGTAGAACATACCCTGTGGAATTATACTATACACCAGAATTTCAAAGAGACTATCTAGATTCCGCTATTCGTACAGTTCTACAAATTCACGCAACTGAAGACGCTGGtgatattcttcttttcctgACTGGTGAAGATGAAATCGAAGATTCAGTAAGAAAGCTGTCATTAGAAGGTGACAAATTAGTTAGGGATGAAGGCTGTGGTCCGTTGGCAGTCTATCCATTATATGGTTCACTGCCACCACACCAACAacaaagaatttttgagCCAGCTCCAGAATCCCATAATGGTAGACCTGGTAGGAAGGTCGTGGTATCTACTAATATTGCCGAAACATCTTTGACAATCGATGGTATTGTCTATGTCGTTGATCCTGGTTTTTCTAAGCAAAAAGTCTACAACCCTAGAATTAGAGTGGAATCATTACTAGTCTCTCCAATTTCTAAGGCATCTGCCCAACAGAGAGCTGGTCGTGCTGGTCGTACTAGATCAGGTAAATGTTTTAGATTGTATACAGAAGAAGCATTCCAAAAGGAATTGATCGAGCAAAGTTATCCTGAAATTTTACGTTCGAATCTTTCTTCTACTGTTCTtgaattaaagaaattaggTGTTGACGATTTGGTccattttgatttcatgGATCCACCAGCTCCAGAAACTATGATGAGAGCATTAGAAGAGCTAAATTATTTGGCATGTTTAGATGACGATGGTAACTTAACTGCCTTGGGTAGATTAGCTTCTCAATTTCCTCTGGATCCAATGCTGGCAGTTATGCTAATTGGCTCTTCTAAGTTCAATTGCTCTGAAGAAATGTTGACAATAGTGGCAATGCTATCTGTTCCAAATGTCTTCATTCGTCCATCTAAAGATAAGAAACGTTCCGATGATGCcaaaaatatcttttctCACCCAGATGGTGACCATATTACGTTGCTAAACGTCTATCATGGTTTCAAGTCAGATGAAGCATATGAATATGGTATCAATAAATGGTGTCGTAATCATTTCTTAAACTACAGATCTTTATCAGCTGCTGACAATATTCGTGCACAACTTGAAAGATTAATGATTCGTTATAATTTAGAACAGAATACTACTGACTACGATAGTCCGAGATATTTTGACAACATCAGGAAGGCATTAGCTGCCGGATTCTTCATGCAAGttgcaaagaaaagatcaGGGGGGAAAGGCTACATCACGGTGAAAGACAACCAAGATGTTTTATTGCATCCAAGTAGTGTTCTTGGTCATGATTCTGAATGGGTTATCTACAATGAATTTGTCTTAACATCAAAGAACTATATAAGGACTGTCACATCAGTTAGGCCAGAATGGTTAGTTGAATTAGCGCCTGCATACTATGATCTTGATAACTTCCAAAAGGGTGACGTTAAACTTTCACTAGAAAGAATTCAAGAGAAAGTTCACAGAATTAAAGAGATTAACAAAAGTAGGGATGGTAAAAAGGAgaagcaaaaaaagaaaaaatag